A genomic region of Brevibacillus sp. JNUCC-41 contains the following coding sequences:
- a CDS encoding tripartite tricarboxylate transporter permease: MGTFDYLLHGFETALTWYNILFAFVGVLIGTAVGVLPGIGPMSGVALLIPVTASITGGLPPEQAATSAIILLAGVYYGAMYGGSTTSILLNTPGESSSVVTTLDGYQMAKKGRAGSALSISAIGSFVGGIVTLIAMIALAQPLSTIAIKFGPAEYFSLMLLGLAAVSGLAGKSVTKALIMTVCGLLIGTIGIDNVSGIARFTFDIPWLYQGIEFLTIAVGLFALGEVFKTILEKEEDDGDIAKISNLLPSREEFKESAGPIARGSLLGFFVGILPGAGATLASFFSYLMEKRISKKPWRFGTGAIAGVAGPETANNAASGGAMIPLLTLGIPGSGTTAILMGALMMYNVQPGPLLFEDHPQVAWGLIASMFIGNLMLLILNLPLVKVFAKIIETPKKYLIPLIIAISIFGVYAVQVSTYDLLLLLGCGVLGYFLSKNDYPIAPLVLGLVLGPMIENNMRRALTISDGDYSLFFTRPLSLTFLIITALWLLIPVLLKKRGKDVVINIEG, from the coding sequence GTGGGCACTTTTGATTATTTATTGCATGGTTTTGAAACGGCACTAACTTGGTATAACATCCTTTTTGCATTTGTCGGAGTATTGATCGGTACGGCTGTCGGCGTTTTGCCGGGGATCGGGCCGATGAGCGGAGTGGCTCTTTTGATTCCGGTAACCGCTTCGATTACAGGGGGACTTCCACCAGAGCAAGCGGCAACAAGCGCCATCATTTTACTTGCAGGTGTTTATTATGGAGCGATGTATGGAGGGTCGACAACTTCAATCCTATTGAATACACCTGGCGAATCCTCTTCTGTCGTCACCACATTGGATGGCTATCAAATGGCGAAGAAGGGAAGGGCCGGGAGTGCCTTATCCATTTCGGCAATCGGTTCCTTCGTCGGAGGGATAGTCACCCTTATCGCCATGATTGCCTTGGCACAACCATTATCGACGATTGCCATTAAATTCGGTCCGGCGGAATATTTTTCGCTCATGCTTCTAGGGTTGGCGGCCGTCAGCGGCCTCGCGGGAAAATCCGTAACAAAGGCGTTAATTATGACTGTTTGCGGCTTGCTGATCGGGACGATAGGCATCGATAATGTATCCGGGATCGCCCGTTTTACATTCGACATTCCCTGGCTATATCAAGGAATCGAATTCTTGACGATCGCAGTGGGGCTATTCGCCCTTGGAGAAGTATTCAAGACAATCTTAGAAAAAGAAGAGGATGACGGGGATATCGCGAAGATTAGTAATTTGCTTCCTTCCAGAGAAGAATTCAAGGAATCTGCGGGTCCCATTGCCCGGGGATCGCTCTTGGGTTTCTTTGTAGGAATCCTGCCGGGTGCAGGGGCTACTCTTGCTTCGTTCTTCTCATATCTTATGGAAAAAAGGATTTCAAAAAAACCCTGGAGATTTGGTACAGGCGCGATAGCTGGGGTGGCTGGACCTGAAACGGCCAATAATGCGGCATCTGGCGGAGCGATGATTCCATTATTGACGCTGGGAATTCCGGGTTCCGGTACAACAGCGATTTTAATGGGCGCGCTCATGATGTACAATGTTCAGCCAGGTCCATTATTATTCGAGGACCATCCTCAGGTAGCTTGGGGGCTTATCGCCAGTATGTTCATCGGGAATCTGATGCTGCTGATCCTTAATCTCCCGCTCGTTAAGGTTTTTGCGAAAATCATTGAAACGCCAAAGAAATATTTGATTCCGCTCATTATCGCGATTTCCATTTTTGGCGTTTATGCGGTACAAGTATCGACTTATGATTTATTGCTATTATTAGGGTGCGGGGTCTTGGGATATTTCTTAAGTAAAAATGATTATCCAATCGCTCCATTGGTATTAGGGCTGGTTTTAGGACCGATGATAGAAAATAATATGCGCAGGGCCCTGACGATATCCGATGGGGATTACAGTTTGTTTTTTACCAGGCCGCTTTCCCTGACATTCCTGATCATAACGGCATTATGGCTGCTCATTCCGGTTTTGCTTAAAAAGAGAGGGAAGGATGTTGTCATCAATATTGAAGGTTAA
- a CDS encoding tripartite tricarboxylate transporter TctB family protein, producing MDVKFDRFASVAFLAVGVLFMIGSRKLASSSYGSSVGPDIFPFVLGLVLAVLSIRLFYEAFRGKVQESGKGKLEYKPFIIILLSTLIYILTLETIGYVITTFLFLFVCFQTMERNKWMTSLIISAGFSGIIYYLFVNVLKGTLPGWPIWFS from the coding sequence ATGGACGTGAAATTTGATCGCTTTGCATCTGTAGCCTTTCTGGCTGTCGGGGTGCTGTTCATGATAGGAAGCAGGAAACTGGCCAGTTCTTCTTATGGAAGTTCGGTAGGACCGGATATTTTCCCTTTTGTATTGGGACTCGTTCTCGCTGTTTTAAGTATTCGCCTGTTCTATGAGGCATTTCGGGGCAAGGTGCAGGAATCGGGTAAGGGAAAGCTGGAATATAAACCCTTTATCATCATTCTGCTCTCCACCCTGATTTATATTTTGACATTGGAAACGATAGGATATGTCATTACGACCTTCCTCTTTTTGTTTGTTTGCTTTCAAACGATGGAACGGAATAAGTGGATGACATCGCTCATCATTTCCGCAGGATTTTCCGGAATCATCTATTATTTATTCGTGAATGTTTTAAAGGGGACACTGCCGGGTTGGCCAATCTGGTTTTCATAA